In Xiphophorus maculatus strain JP 163 A chromosome 15, X_maculatus-5.0-male, whole genome shotgun sequence, the following are encoded in one genomic region:
- the ankef1 gene encoding ankyrin repeat and EF-hand domain-containing protein 1 isoform X2, protein MSCSVARGRLQVLQIYRLLQWIHKGEKEEIEKMVKLGVKNLINLTEPQEGLGVLHLAVSANNSDLVEFLLSLGAHPDVQDKMGRTPAMLAAELGNQEILSLLFQKEPDMTLVDMQGKGVLFYCSYPTKRHAHCLELALQNGADPNNISRSGVHVLSMMCEKANECTPLCLTLLDAGADPNAANETTGVTALMEAARTGSLPVVRHILRNRGNPNTLDKNGFNAVHYAALSGCFEVIMVLSGFAADMSVVNTESCTPLHYAAAAGTAPSCKFLAQRGCNPKVKNKEGLLARQIAKESGLKAAVKELKKAERAFGKSKKSTGGSYMSDLWALTLHDWSNEYQAELVEAFRDQFGFADLDTFKSVLENLRAPVEPDNLNLVFSAHDKKGEGLINVNDFIKGTKYIKKVFRLSVYTTQKKKKEKGPKMKKKKKGPFVLPIPICTLVPELKPRRPDGGPPHFMIEKYHNLTDVRRFDSEHPPLHPIVNDSWWYIEKPNKVYINMNYCVRNGDLESLNLAFDDGVPVDTQDEFYKTPLMEACISGNYELVQYLLEKGADVSICDQFFWTALHHAANRGYLEIVELLVNAGADVNAKALNDGTPLMRAIESSSFSCVEFLINAGAKVNSETKKGVTCLDVARHFGETGIESLVQEKVNALPDPKKSKPKPTKKKFLVIAFRWLLQGALCRARR, encoded by the exons ATGAGCTGCTCGGTGGCAAGGGGCCGTCTGCAGGTCCTCCAGATCTACCGCCTGCTGCAGTGGATCCACaaaggagagaaggaggagatCGAGAAGATGGTGAAGCTCGGGGTGAAGAACCTCATCAACCTCACCGAGCCACAGGAAGGCCTGGGGGTGCTCCACCTGGCGGTTTCAGCCAACAATAGCG ACCTTGTTGAGTTTCTCCTCTCCCTCGGCGCCCATCCCGACGTCCAAGACAAGATGGGCCGCACGCCCGCCATGCTAGCAGCGGAGCTGGGGAACCAGGAGATTTTATCGCTGCTGTTCCAGAAAGAGCCTGACATGACCCTAGTGGACATGCAGGGCAAAG GCGTGCTATTCTACTGCAGCTACCCCACCAAGCGCCACGCCCACTGCCTAGAACTGGCGCTGCAGAACGGGGCCGATCCCAACAACATCTCCCGCAGCGGGGTTCACGTTCTTAGCATGATGTGTGAGAAAGCTAACGAGTGCACCCCCTTGTGTCTCACCCTGCTGGATGCTGGTGCAGACCCCAATGCGGCAAatgag ACAACGGGCGTGACGGCGCTGATGGAGGCTGCCAGGACGGGCTCCCTGCCGGTTGTTCGGCACATCCTCAGGAACCGTGGAAACCCGAACACCCTGGACAAAAACGGTTTCAACGCAGTACACTACGCCGCCCTGAGCGGCTGTTTTGAG GTAATCATGGTGCTGTCAGGATTTGCAGCAGATATGAGTGTGGTTAACACAGAAAGCTGTACGCCCTTACACTACGCCGCCGCCGCAGGCACTGCCCCGTCCTGCAAGTTCCTTGCTCAGAGAG GTTGTAACCCCAAAGTAAAGAACAAGGAAGGTTTGTTGGCACGTCAGATTGCCAAAGAATCAGGACTCAAGGCAGCGGTCAAGGAGCTGAAGAAAGCAGAGCGGGCATTTGGGAAAAGCAAAAAATCCACCGGTGGCAGCTACATGTCAGATCTCTGGGCCCTGACCCTTCACGATTGGTCAAACGAGTACCAGGCTGAATTAGTGGAAGCCTTTAGGGACCAATTTGGCTTTGCTGACTTAGACACCTTCAAGTCCGTGTTAGAGAACCTGCGCGCTCCGGTTGAACCAGACAACCTCAACCTAGTCTTCTCAGCACACGACAAGAAGGGAGAGGGCCTGATCAACGTGAATGACTTCATCAAAGGCACCAAGTACATCAAGAAAGTCTTCCGTCTCTCTGTGTACACGactcagaagaaaaagaaagaaaaggggcctaagatgaagaagaagaagaaaggccCGTTTGTCCTCCCCATACCCATTTGCACCCTCGTGCCGGAGCTCAAGCCCCGACGGCCCGACGGCGGCCCGCCTCACTTCATGATTGAGAAGTACCACAACTTGACAGACGTTCGCCGCTTTGACAGTGAGCACCCGCCGCTTCATCCCATAGTCAACGACTCGTGGTGGTACATAGAGAAGCCAAACAAAGTTTACATCAACATGAACTACTGTGTGAGGAATGGAGATTTGGAGTCTCTGAACCTCGCCTTCGACGACGGAGTACCTGTGGACACTCAGGATGAATTTTACAAGACCCCGCTGATGGAGGCATGCATCAGCGGCAACTACGAGTTGGTCCAGTACCTTTTAGAAAAGGG GGCTGACGTGAGCATCTGTGACCAGTTCTTCTGGACGGCCCTCCACCACGCGGCCAACAGGGGATATTTGGAAATTGTGGAGCTTTTGGTGAATGCCGGGGCCGACGTCAACGCAAAGGCCCTCAACGACGGCACGCCGCTCATGAGAGCCATCGAgagctccagcttctcctgtgTGGAATTCCTCATCAATGCCGGGGCCAAAGTCAATTCAGAGACCAAGAAAG GAGTAACCTGCCTTGATGTGGCCAGACACTTTGGAGAAACCGGTATAGAGAGCCTGGTTCAGGAAAAGGTGAACGCTCTGCCAGACCCCAAGAAATCAAAACCTAAACCTACTAAAAAGAAG